In Xenopus tropicalis strain Nigerian chromosome 5, UCB_Xtro_10.0, whole genome shotgun sequence, one genomic interval encodes:
- the tnfsf10 gene encoding tumor necrosis factor ligand superfamily member 10 codes for MITSTAASHPFSLCGLVLLLAILLQSVFVAVTYIYFTNELKQLRETYARSNIACLTGEDVGDLFRPSAFEDGYEKNDPCWEIKSHLHILIRKIVLKNYKFENAAKAKVTPQFAVYQKEDYPTGVIAAHVTGDSRKALPPENTFLKNYNGEKIQGWKSHRSPSFLSNVEMENGELIIRKSGFYYIYSQTYFRQRFNRGTEEKKGKQLVQQIYKVTSYPEPLLLMKNAKTTCWSKEADYGLHSIYQGGVFKLNENDRIFVTVSDINMIDMDENATFLGAFLVV; via the exons ATGATCACCTCCACTGCTGCATCCCATCCCTTTTCCCTCTGCGGGCTTGTACTACTACTTGCAATATTACTCCAGTCTGTCTTTGTGGCTGTCACTTATATATACTTCACTAATGAACTTAAACAG CTGCGTGAAACCTATGCCAGGAGCAACATTGCCTGTTTAACTGGAGAAGATGTTGGAgatttattcaggccctctgctTTTGAAGATGGATATGAAAAGAACGATCCCTGTTGGGAAATAAAGTCCCACTTGCACATTTTAATAAGAAag attgttttgaaaaattacaaatttgagAATGCag CTAAAGCGAAAGTAACGCCTCAATTTGCTGTTTATCAAAAAGAAGACTATCCCACTGGCGTAATAGCTGCACATGTAACTGGAGATAGCAGGAAAGCTCTGCCCCCAGAAA ATACCTTCCTGAAGAACTATAATGGAGAGAAAATACAAGGGTGGAAATCCCATAGGTCTCCGTCTTTTCTAAGCAACGTAGAAATGGAAAACGGTGAGCTAATTATTAGGAAAAGTGGCTTTTACTACATTTACTCCCAGACATATTTTCGGCAACGTTTCAATAGgggaacagaagaaaaaaaagggaaacaatTAGTTCAACAGATTTACAAAGTAACAAGCTACCCAGAACCACTCCTTTTGatgaaaaatgctaaaacaacGTGTTGGTCTAAAGAGGCAGACTATGGGCTACATTCCATCTATCAAGGAGGGGTTTTCAAGTTAAATGAAAATGACCGAATATTTGTCACGGTCAGTGATATTAATATGATTGATATGGATGAAAATGCAACATTCTTGGGAGCTTTTTTGGtggtctaa